The Cohnella abietis genome has a segment encoding these proteins:
- a CDS encoding aldo/keto reductase, whose translation MRYRTLGKTDLRVSVVGIGTWQFGGEWGRTYEQEEVNAILGRGKELGINLIDTAECYGDHLSESLIGESIRGSREDWIVATKFGHHFHRNFERTDVYEAKDVVSQLELSLKALKTDYIDLYQFHSGPDVAFDKDELWNILNKQVEAGKIRHLGISIGSNLNIHQTSQASKVNAGAIQVVYNRLDRNPEKEVFPSCIEQNLGVLARVPLASGLLSGKYKPGAKFAADDVRSRRDAAVLDKHMQEVEAIKRDEVPEGTDMAAWALAWCINNPAVTSVIPGCKDPAQVEANAAAIELVEAGHPQDV comes from the coding sequence ATGAGATATAGAACATTAGGTAAAACAGATTTGCGTGTCTCTGTTGTTGGTATCGGAACCTGGCAGTTCGGCGGGGAATGGGGCAGAACCTATGAGCAGGAAGAGGTCAATGCTATTCTAGGTCGGGGAAAAGAGTTAGGTATTAACCTCATTGATACTGCGGAATGCTACGGCGATCACTTGTCGGAGTCTCTAATAGGTGAATCCATCCGTGGGAGTCGTGAGGATTGGATCGTGGCTACTAAGTTCGGTCATCATTTTCACCGTAATTTCGAACGCACGGATGTATATGAAGCTAAGGATGTTGTTAGTCAGCTAGAGCTTAGCTTGAAGGCTCTAAAGACAGATTATATTGATTTATATCAGTTCCATTCGGGTCCGGATGTCGCCTTTGATAAAGATGAATTGTGGAATATTCTTAATAAGCAAGTAGAGGCTGGGAAAATCCGTCATTTGGGTATATCCATTGGCTCTAACTTGAACATCCACCAAACCTCGCAGGCTTCGAAGGTAAATGCAGGTGCTATTCAAGTCGTGTACAATCGATTGGATCGCAATCCGGAAAAGGAAGTTTTTCCTTCCTGCATAGAACAGAACTTGGGCGTATTGGCACGTGTTCCTCTTGCAAGCGGATTGCTTAGCGGTAAGTATAAGCCAGGAGCAAAGTTTGCTGCTGATGACGTGAGATCAAGAAGAGATGCAGCTGTACTGGATAAACATATGCAAGAGGTGGAAGCCATTAAACGCGATGAAGTTCCTGAAGGAACGGATATGGCAGCTTGGGCGCTCGCTTGGTGCATAAATAATCCTGCTGTGACATCCGTTATTCCAGGCTGTAAGGACCCTGCGCAGGTTGAAGCGAATGCGGCAGCGATTGAGCTTGTAGAAGCCGGTCATCCGCAGGACGTCTAG
- a CDS encoding CobW family GTP-binding protein codes for MNEKVVPVYVITGFLGSGKSTLLNRILTDAKAKGLKPAIVMNEVGDVNVEGQLIEKDIPMSEVLGGCICCTSRGDLGLELVQLAQEHEPDVIWIESTGIAQPLEIMEGVTEASLYAKLELRNVITVVDARHLLDRLRIGTGKTLKLMKEQIRVASFIILNKTDLVQEQDLLELQEAIKDLNAYARLALTTNAELDPDLLYADIEHNRSFEQEASEHKDDEHCTHENCSHEHEHEHHDHNHEHEHSYHNHSHAHKHGTLHDHVNVVTYYFKGKVDSVVFEAFLKQLPQEIYRAKGIVAFQDTASLFLFQYAYREIDFLRITPQKSVNNVAVFIGEGFSQADLLNQLEQLDITN; via the coding sequence ATGAATGAAAAGGTAGTGCCTGTATACGTAATAACTGGATTTCTCGGAAGCGGGAAATCAACGCTATTAAACCGAATTTTAACCGATGCAAAGGCTAAGGGGTTAAAGCCCGCTATAGTTATGAACGAAGTCGGTGACGTAAACGTGGAAGGCCAGCTGATTGAAAAAGATATACCGATGTCCGAAGTACTCGGAGGCTGTATTTGCTGTACGAGCCGGGGCGATCTTGGACTGGAGCTCGTACAGCTGGCGCAGGAGCACGAGCCTGATGTCATCTGGATTGAGTCAACAGGCATAGCACAGCCCTTAGAAATTATGGAGGGTGTCACGGAAGCGTCACTGTATGCCAAGCTTGAGCTTAGGAATGTCATTACTGTTGTAGATGCTCGCCATTTACTGGACAGGCTTCGCATAGGTACGGGCAAGACGTTAAAGTTGATGAAGGAGCAGATCCGCGTAGCGAGCTTCATCATCCTTAATAAAACGGATTTGGTCCAAGAGCAAGATCTCCTTGAGCTACAAGAAGCGATTAAGGATTTGAATGCCTACGCAAGATTAGCCTTAACAACGAATGCCGAGCTTGACCCTGATCTTCTCTATGCTGATATCGAGCACAATAGGAGTTTTGAGCAAGAAGCTAGTGAGCATAAGGATGATGAGCATTGCACGCATGAGAATTGTAGCCATGAGCACGAGCACGAACATCACGACCACAACCATGAGCACGAGCACAGCTATCATAATCACAGCCACGCCCACAAGCATGGCACTCTTCACGATCATGTGAATGTTGTGACCTATTATTTCAAAGGTAAAGTGGACAGTGTAGTGTTCGAAGCTTTTCTGAAGCAGCTGCCCCAAGAAATCTATCGCGCTAAAGGCATCGTAGCTTTTCAAGATACGGCAAGCTTATTTTTATTTCAGTACGCTTACCGGGAAATTGATTTTTTGAGAATTACACCTCAGAAATCAGTAAATAATGTGGCTGTTTTCATTGGTGAAGGCTTTTCCCAAGCTGATTTATTAAATCAGCTCGAGCAATTGGATATAACTAACTAG
- a CDS encoding Ger(x)C family spore germination protein gives MKRYLFVLVLLGLSLVLSGCWDIKSLQDVNYFTGIGIDFRDNKYHVYVQQLDFSNVAKSEGNSKSSTSTNIWVGHAEGVSISEAVVELYQTTQQTVFWGHLSSMVFTENLLKKGDLLAVFDALMRNPEIRYTPWVYGTKKDLQKIYTTTPFFSLSPLNSILYSPETNYKQRPIVVPLRFSQFVRGFRDPGNTVLLPSISISDDTWAENKKADPKLEVDGVFAMYNNELKGWTSHEKLLGLRWLERKSQASRVVLRENGVNIASLKFTAPHPKIQISFNNGQPIFNIKVKVVAALNELLVPKTEQQLEKMACEKISEEIRETFQFGIQKQTDLLALEHTLYRKKYNRWNDMTASGSIPPSQLQIGDVNVKVAIVQSGMFNLSRKMKLNTSSSSK, from the coding sequence ATGAAACGCTATTTATTTGTTTTAGTTTTGTTAGGATTGTCTTTAGTGCTGTCCGGCTGCTGGGATATTAAATCATTGCAGGATGTCAATTATTTCACAGGAATCGGCATAGACTTTAGGGACAATAAATACCATGTGTATGTTCAACAGTTGGACTTTTCAAATGTGGCCAAATCAGAAGGAAACAGCAAATCAAGCACCTCGACTAACATTTGGGTAGGACATGCTGAGGGCGTATCTATTTCGGAAGCCGTTGTTGAGCTCTACCAAACAACGCAGCAGACCGTGTTCTGGGGCCATCTCTCCTCCATGGTGTTCACTGAAAACCTGCTTAAGAAAGGGGATTTGCTTGCTGTATTCGATGCATTAATGCGCAATCCAGAAATTCGTTATACCCCTTGGGTTTACGGCACTAAGAAGGATTTGCAGAAAATCTACACGACAACGCCCTTTTTCTCCCTCTCTCCCCTTAACTCCATTCTCTATTCACCGGAAACCAATTATAAACAGCGTCCAATCGTCGTCCCTTTGCGATTCTCACAATTTGTTAGAGGCTTCAGAGATCCTGGAAACACTGTGCTTCTCCCCTCTATAAGCATTTCTGACGATACATGGGCTGAAAATAAAAAAGCCGACCCCAAATTAGAGGTAGACGGCGTGTTTGCCATGTATAACAATGAGCTTAAAGGATGGACTTCTCATGAAAAGCTGCTTGGTCTCAGATGGCTCGAGCGCAAATCACAGGCTTCCAGAGTTGTTCTAAGAGAGAACGGTGTTAATATTGCCTCACTTAAATTCACAGCACCCCACCCCAAAATCCAAATCAGCTTCAATAATGGTCAACCTATCTTCAACATTAAAGTTAAAGTTGTCGCAGCGTTAAATGAATTATTAGTTCCAAAAACGGAACAGCAGCTTGAGAAAATGGCGTGCGAAAAAATAAGCGAGGAAATCCGCGAAACCTTCCAATTCGGGATACAAAAGCAAACCGATTTATTAGCACTTGAACACACTCTATATCGCAAAAAATACAACCGTTGGAATGATATGACTGCATCAGGCAGCATTCCGCCAAGTCAGCTGCAAATAGGTGATGTTAACGTGAAGGTTGCCATCGTTCAATCGGGAATGTTCAATCTGTCTAGAAAAATGAAATTAAATACCTCCAGCAGCTCTAAGTAA
- a CDS encoding spore germination protein → MNLDKLFRTTFYADQTNSSEKSKHTDISTMKLADLSQSALYELFKHSSDVNIRPYFSVNEPNLLNPLLIYCDGMIDAKLLNDFLYMQLRKLLTNFPPSSDQVLPGTALENQNFYQIEEPQAVQNLIQQVMSGNLVLYFESTRSLYVIQMASPPQRSPSESNTEISIKGPRDGFTESIEMNIALVRKRLKTTTMGIEYYQLGARSRTNVGLLYISDITNKDLLAEVKQRIQKIEVDGVLSSQQLEEGLSDSSYALFPLLDYMGRPDYIAESLLRGRFAVIVDGSPMVLVGPTNLMTLIKSPEDLHQPFYYVILERILRILGLIVAIFFPGFWVAISAYNLDQIPFPLLATVVVSRLGLPLSGPLDLFLMVGLFELFREAGMRLPKAVGQTVAVVGGLIVGEAAISAGITGPTTLVVSAVTAVSTFTLVNQSLSGSVTVIRFFVLGFSCLFGMLGFFLSMFIIVIYLSSLTSFGVPYLSPLSPIRYKELLLSLLTAPWKWQKKRPAMYDPQDSTKQRENS, encoded by the coding sequence ATGAACTTGGATAAATTGTTCCGCACAACATTTTATGCAGATCAGACCAACTCCTCCGAGAAGTCGAAGCATACTGATATATCCACAATGAAGCTTGCTGATTTGAGTCAGTCCGCCCTGTATGAATTGTTTAAACACTCTTCCGACGTTAATATTCGCCCCTATTTCTCAGTAAATGAACCTAATTTACTAAATCCCCTGCTTATCTATTGCGACGGGATGATTGACGCCAAGCTATTAAACGATTTTCTCTACATGCAATTGAGAAAGCTTCTGACGAATTTCCCTCCTTCGAGCGATCAAGTCCTTCCTGGTACGGCACTTGAAAACCAGAACTTCTACCAGATTGAAGAGCCTCAGGCCGTTCAAAATCTTATTCAGCAAGTGATGTCGGGCAATTTAGTGCTCTATTTCGAGTCAACGCGCAGCTTGTATGTCATTCAAATGGCAAGTCCTCCACAGCGTTCTCCAAGTGAATCCAATACAGAGATCTCTATTAAGGGACCTCGCGACGGTTTCACTGAGTCGATAGAAATGAACATCGCTCTCGTTCGTAAACGATTAAAGACAACGACTATGGGCATCGAATACTATCAATTGGGAGCCAGAAGCAGAACAAATGTTGGGCTCCTCTACATATCAGATATAACGAATAAGGATCTCCTAGCAGAAGTAAAGCAACGAATTCAAAAAATTGAAGTTGATGGCGTATTATCAAGCCAGCAGCTAGAGGAAGGGCTTTCTGATTCCTCCTACGCCCTATTTCCATTGTTGGATTACATGGGGCGCCCTGATTATATTGCCGAGAGCTTACTTCGAGGACGTTTCGCGGTTATTGTTGATGGATCGCCTATGGTTCTTGTTGGACCTACTAACTTAATGACGTTAATTAAATCCCCAGAAGACCTCCATCAGCCTTTCTATTATGTCATTCTCGAGCGAATCCTTAGAATTCTGGGATTAATCGTGGCCATTTTCTTTCCAGGGTTCTGGGTAGCGATATCGGCCTACAATTTGGATCAAATTCCTTTTCCGTTACTTGCGACTGTCGTTGTTTCCAGGCTCGGTCTGCCTTTGTCAGGACCTTTAGATCTATTCCTTATGGTCGGATTGTTTGAGCTATTTCGTGAGGCTGGAATGCGTCTCCCCAAAGCTGTAGGGCAAACGGTTGCAGTTGTTGGGGGGTTGATCGTGGGAGAAGCGGCAATATCCGCAGGGATAACGGGCCCGACGACGCTAGTTGTTTCAGCTGTTACTGCTGTGTCAACGTTTACGCTTGTCAATCAATCATTGAGCGGCTCCGTTACGGTTATTCGTTTCTTCGTTCTTGGATTCAGCTGTCTATTCGGCATGCTGGGTTTCTTCTTGTCCATGTTCATCATCGTCATTTATCTGTCATCACTGACGTCTTTTGGCGTTCCTTATTTATCTCCATTGTCCCCAATTCGGTATAAGGAATTATTGTTATCCCTGTTGACCGCGCCATGGAAATGGCAGAAGAAAAGACCCGCCATGTACGATCCGCAAGACTCGACTAAGCAAAGGGAGAATTCTTAA
- a CDS encoding endospore germination permease has protein sequence MLTHKINVVQTMMLFTLAIGITNHVIIVPLILNAAHRDSWISAFMAIPPLIIWTIIVFFVMRLTNQKSLYDWFKAHYNPLIAWLVIVPIIVFLIFILFVTVRDTSSWTKVSYLPKTPYPITVSLFVLTSFFAAMAGLRTITIAAGLLLPAVILFGFFVMSVNFQFKDYSYLTPIFTNGYKPIFHGTVYALGGFVEFVLLLAMQQHLSKKFRLSSILFLTLAVTGLIFGPIMASIAIFGPFEAADQRYPAFEQWRMVLLGKFISHLDFLSIYQWLAGSLTRISLSLFLLFDLLKMTRSRSKGIWMFLTCSVLIIVTSQKGISDNMFFHFLQYYFFPFACTFFYFFPFLLLLMIVMKRGKRKHELG, from the coding sequence ATGCTTACACATAAAATAAATGTTGTTCAAACGATGATGCTGTTTACTCTAGCTATTGGAATAACCAACCATGTTATTATCGTTCCATTAATCCTCAATGCTGCACACAGAGATTCTTGGATTAGTGCCTTTATGGCTATCCCTCCGTTAATTATTTGGACGATCATCGTGTTTTTTGTTATGAGACTTACGAATCAAAAGTCCTTATACGATTGGTTTAAAGCTCACTATAATCCTCTAATTGCTTGGCTAGTCATCGTGCCGATTATCGTGTTTTTAATATTCATTTTATTCGTAACTGTTCGAGATACATCCTCTTGGACTAAAGTAAGCTATTTACCCAAAACTCCCTATCCCATCACAGTCAGTCTATTCGTCTTAACTAGCTTTTTCGCCGCAATGGCTGGTCTTAGAACGATAACAATTGCAGCTGGTTTACTGCTTCCCGCTGTTATTTTGTTCGGATTTTTCGTTATGAGCGTAAATTTTCAATTTAAGGACTATTCCTATTTAACCCCTATTTTCACAAATGGGTATAAGCCAATATTCCACGGAACCGTCTATGCATTAGGTGGATTTGTGGAGTTTGTTCTCCTGCTCGCCATGCAACAGCACTTAAGTAAGAAATTCCGATTGTCTTCGATTTTGTTTTTAACTCTGGCGGTTACCGGATTGATTTTCGGTCCAATAATGGCCTCGATTGCTATTTTTGGCCCTTTTGAAGCTGCTGACCAGAGATATCCCGCGTTTGAGCAGTGGCGAATGGTGCTCCTTGGTAAATTCATTTCTCATTTGGATTTTTTGTCTATTTATCAATGGCTGGCAGGATCTTTGACCCGAATATCTCTTTCTCTTTTCTTACTTTTTGACCTTCTGAAAATGACTCGTAGTCGAAGCAAGGGAATATGGATGTTCCTTACCTGCAGCGTTCTCATCATTGTGACTTCGCAAAAAGGGATAAGTGATAACATGTTTTTTCATTTTCTACAGTACTACTTCTTTCCTTTTGCCTGTACCTTCTTTTACTTCTTTCCTTTCCTGCTCCTTCTCATGATCGTGATGAAACGAGGTAAACGTAAGCATGAACTTGGATAA
- a CDS encoding GNAT family N-acetyltransferase yields MMMKCKRVTTHDELMQAAKVREEVFVKEQGVPSELEIDEYDISPDACYHFIVVEEGQAIAAGRFKRFEEEAAKMQRIAVLKPYRGMGVGKLLLQKMEEEAKADGFKASVLDAQCSAEVFYSKLGYLVESEEPFLDADIWHVRMRKSL; encoded by the coding sequence ATGATGATGAAATGTAAAAGAGTTACGACGCATGATGAGTTAATGCAGGCTGCTAAAGTTCGAGAAGAAGTATTTGTTAAAGAGCAAGGGGTGCCAAGTGAGCTGGAAATAGATGAATATGATATCTCACCAGATGCCTGCTATCATTTTATTGTTGTAGAAGAGGGACAGGCTATCGCAGCTGGAAGATTTAAGAGATTTGAGGAAGAAGCGGCTAAGATGCAACGGATAGCTGTCTTAAAGCCTTACCGCGGGATGGGTGTGGGAAAGCTCTTGCTTCAGAAAATGGAAGAAGAGGCTAAAGCGGATGGATTCAAGGCTTCCGTGCTAGATGCACAATGCTCGGCTGAGGTTTTTTATAGTAAATTGGGATATTTGGTAGAATCTGAGGAGCCTTTTTTGGATGCAGATATATGGCATGTGCGCATGCGTAAAAGCTTATAA
- a CDS encoding stalk domain-containing protein codes for MKKSFTQLFIAVLLFCSIPLSVNAADITGGMEKLILTQGSKQMIHNGKSITASQPLTITKGVTYVAARSFMTEIYGTVVYEAKSKEYVLTVGETELRMTVGKTTYLLNKNSIIYGSSAPYLLNGTLMVPLRTVATNFEIDLLDLPKEKKVELTWGAKPVAKFTVSNANPYAEQTQVTYKDLSYHPGGLGIVDERWENNFDVFDAKGVYTVSHWVQDENGTWSDPYTVKVTVKAPNQPPVAMFSTDKASYKMGELIQYTDLSTDDENRITSRVWDNNKSGFFVPGPQTITLTVTDAHGEVDEYSYTVNIEDETLYTQEQFNLVYTPLGGKFGMSGSGVLDYRTLNYTIIDGQTTLFRSNSPETIENEGIYYEDTVSGDVRFLIHNYNTMKKNVKISIVVTNENTEAANVRLGPAGLGGPHIYVSTAGRAGVANFLEALLNPKYSNVAIPAGESRIIFKEYSDKILKPGDVYSMVGDIRMNMPLKVQVVVTDATRDIIGTVPKLSILPVKGHMRGTFDNANRSIIINQTVGNEPGRLILADNTVDTRLSGIDKTTDTEVLNSGNYGVLYTIRLNFVKPHTAIAINPRGGHYAGAFTVNGKVVYAPQSGILANPNEAGMLYRTGDTEESVTIVFTPAGGSNLPINLLFLPMPVPASSEPVVDPQSGSETGSGAETGAGAQSGSGTETGTSAE; via the coding sequence ATGAAAAAAAGCTTTACGCAATTGTTTATCGCCGTACTGTTATTTTGTTCAATTCCACTTTCAGTAAACGCAGCAGATATTACAGGAGGAATGGAAAAACTCATTCTCACGCAAGGCTCTAAGCAGATGATACATAATGGTAAAAGCATAACCGCTTCGCAACCGCTTACTATTACGAAAGGAGTTACTTATGTTGCAGCTAGATCATTCATGACAGAAATTTATGGCACAGTTGTCTATGAAGCCAAATCTAAGGAATATGTTCTTACTGTAGGTGAAACAGAGCTAAGAATGACAGTTGGTAAAACAACATATTTGTTAAATAAAAATTCTATTATTTATGGATCAAGCGCACCGTATTTGCTCAATGGGACATTAATGGTACCTCTTCGTACAGTGGCTACTAACTTTGAAATAGACCTGTTAGATCTTCCGAAGGAAAAGAAAGTGGAGCTCACTTGGGGGGCAAAGCCGGTAGCTAAGTTTACCGTGTCGAATGCGAATCCTTACGCTGAGCAAACCCAGGTTACTTATAAGGATTTGTCCTATCATCCTGGTGGACTCGGTATTGTAGATGAACGTTGGGAGAACAATTTTGACGTCTTTGATGCAAAGGGAGTTTATACAGTATCTCATTGGGTACAGGATGAAAACGGGACTTGGAGTGATCCGTACACAGTTAAAGTAACAGTTAAAGCACCTAACCAGCCTCCAGTTGCCATGTTTTCGACAGATAAGGCCTCTTATAAAATGGGGGAGCTTATTCAATACACAGATCTAAGCACAGATGATGAGAACCGCATAACTAGCCGTGTATGGGATAACAATAAAAGTGGATTTTTTGTACCCGGACCACAAACAATTACATTGACCGTTACTGACGCGCATGGCGAAGTTGACGAATATAGCTATACAGTTAATATTGAAGATGAGACTCTGTATACACAGGAGCAGTTTAACTTGGTCTACACTCCGCTTGGAGGAAAGTTTGGAATGAGTGGCTCAGGTGTATTAGATTATCGGACATTAAATTATACGATTATTGATGGTCAGACAACTCTATTCAGATCTAATAGTCCTGAAACGATAGAGAATGAAGGAATCTATTACGAGGATACAGTATCAGGGGATGTAAGATTCCTCATCCATAATTACAATACTATGAAAAAGAATGTGAAAATTTCTATCGTAGTAACTAATGAGAATACTGAAGCTGCGAATGTACGCTTAGGGCCTGCGGGCTTAGGCGGACCTCATATCTACGTATCTACAGCAGGACGTGCAGGAGTTGCGAATTTTCTGGAAGCTTTATTGAACCCGAAATACTCCAATGTGGCTATACCAGCCGGCGAGAGTCGCATTATATTCAAGGAATATAGTGATAAAATCCTTAAGCCAGGGGACGTATACTCAATGGTCGGTGATATTCGGATGAATATGCCGCTTAAGGTACAAGTCGTTGTGACAGATGCTACTCGTGATATTATTGGCACTGTTCCTAAGCTTTCCATATTACCGGTTAAGGGACATATGAGAGGGACGTTTGATAATGCTAATCGGAGTATAATCATTAACCAGACTGTTGGTAATGAGCCGGGCAGACTCATTCTTGCTGATAATACTGTTGATACCCGCCTCTCAGGGATAGATAAGACAACGGATACTGAAGTGCTGAACTCGGGTAACTATGGTGTGCTTTACACAATTAGACTCAATTTTGTTAAGCCTCATACTGCGATTGCCATCAACCCACGTGGTGGGCACTATGCCGGAGCATTCACAGTAAATGGTAAGGTCGTATATGCACCTCAATCAGGTATTCTAGCAAATCCGAATGAGGCCGGTATGCTTTATCGTACAGGAGATACAGAGGAATCAGTCACTATCGTATTCACCCCTGCGGGAGGCAGCAACCTTCCGATTAACCTTCTGTTTTTACCAATGCCAGTTCCAGCATCATCCGAACCAGTAGTGGATCCGCAGTCCGGATCGGAAACAGGATCCGGTGCTGAGACGGGAGCAGGTGCTCAGTCTGGGTCAGGGACTGAAACTGGGACATCTGCGGAGTAA
- a CDS encoding sensor histidine kinase yields MIHKQKILAGLRNLLFPRSLRYQLLSRILLILAGLLIVIGLFQYIFMERFLYQNKAATIQKQIQSVPGDMWERFNFLDRRRPAGGFIFFPASSVALINGDGKFNVLSTMSDSSAESVPILDQQVYHRAQKQSRGSKPVYQIVNNNNEGEQLVVLQAVRAFQGARGVVQVSTSTKPLKAELNRQLMLFLAIAFVALVGGVLTFLSAIRRTLTPLSQMVLTVERIDSEQLNKRLPENEKPMEIDRLSQSFNRMLQRLEASFHAEQEAKEQMRRFVSDASHELRTPLTSIHGFLEVLLRGAASDSTQLDKALRSMYGESERINKLVYDLLQLAKLDRAPEAQLSSVDLAMLVREMEPQLQILAGERTVKLHLDAIGPLQLDRDKIKQVLLNIFQNAVQHTDPHEGMITISVYRLDQNAELTIEDNGSGIADEHLPHLFDRFYRIEGSRARKYGGSGLGLSITLALVELHGGSLKAKSHLGKGSLFCVSLPL; encoded by the coding sequence ATGATTCACAAACAAAAGATACTTGCAGGCCTTCGTAACCTCCTTTTCCCCCGTTCGCTTCGCTATCAGCTATTATCACGAATACTGCTCATTCTTGCCGGCTTACTGATCGTTATCGGCTTGTTTCAGTACATATTCATGGAAAGGTTTCTTTACCAGAACAAAGCAGCAACCATTCAGAAACAAATTCAGTCCGTGCCAGGTGACATGTGGGAGCGATTCAATTTTCTCGATCGGAGAAGACCAGCCGGGGGTTTCATTTTCTTCCCAGCCTCATCTGTAGCTTTAATTAATGGAGATGGCAAGTTTAATGTGTTATCTACGATGAGCGATTCCTCTGCGGAGTCTGTTCCCATCCTGGATCAGCAGGTCTATCATAGAGCGCAAAAACAGTCTCGAGGAAGTAAGCCCGTCTACCAAATCGTCAACAATAATAATGAGGGAGAACAGCTTGTTGTTCTTCAGGCAGTAAGAGCTTTTCAGGGAGCGCGTGGTGTCGTTCAAGTGAGCACTAGCACCAAACCGCTAAAGGCCGAGCTTAATCGTCAGCTAATGCTGTTCCTAGCTATTGCATTTGTTGCGCTAGTCGGAGGCGTCCTTACGTTTCTTTCAGCTATTCGCCGAACTTTAACGCCGTTATCACAGATGGTTCTTACTGTCGAACGAATTGATTCAGAGCAATTAAACAAACGGTTACCCGAAAATGAAAAGCCGATGGAAATAGATCGATTGTCTCAATCCTTCAATCGTATGCTCCAACGGCTGGAAGCCTCATTTCATGCCGAACAAGAAGCCAAGGAACAAATGCGCCGATTTGTTTCCGATGCATCACACGAGCTACGGACACCACTCACATCTATTCATGGCTTCCTTGAAGTGCTGCTTCGCGGCGCAGCCTCGGATTCCACTCAGCTGGACAAGGCACTTAGAAGCATGTACGGAGAGTCGGAAAGAATCAACAAGCTAGTTTATGATTTGCTCCAGTTAGCCAAGCTCGACCGTGCTCCAGAAGCGCAGCTTTCCTCTGTGGATTTGGCAATGTTAGTTCGGGAGATGGAGCCGCAGCTGCAAATTCTTGCTGGTGAACGCACAGTAAAATTACATCTTGATGCAATCGGTCCATTGCAGCTTGACCGTGACAAAATAAAACAGGTGCTCTTAAACATATTTCAGAATGCCGTACAGCATACAGATCCTCATGAGGGCATGATAACCATCTCCGTATACAGGCTTGATCAGAATGCTGAGCTTACTATAGAAGATAACGGTTCTGGCATTGCAGACGAGCATCTTCCTCATCTTTTCGACCGTTTTTACCGTATTGAAGGCTCGCGAGCGCGCAAATACGGGGGCTCTGGACTCGGGCTGTCGATTACTCTAGCGCTAGTTGAGCTTCATGGAGGGTCTTTAAAAGCAAAAAGCCACCTTGGGAAAGGCAGCTTGTTTTGCGTTAGTTTACCATTATAA
- a CDS encoding response regulator transcription factor, with amino-acid sequence MAQMPNKPNKGIKVMVVDDEPNIVQFLELGLLNEGFQVMTAQDGSEAIALAEQFVPHVVILDVMMPGMDGYEVCQALKSKRPVSVIMLTAREEIENRVKGLSLGADDYMSKPFSFGELLARIQARMRNQFPHLLSEVCIGPFSIDSLRKELRYHGRIVELSPTESELLKHLVFNHGRVLSKSVILDQVWGYNFGGDENIVEVYIRSLRDKLQDREHRVIRTIRGAGYRVDLI; translated from the coding sequence ATGGCACAGATGCCAAACAAGCCGAATAAAGGAATAAAAGTAATGGTTGTCGATGATGAACCGAATATTGTTCAGTTTCTAGAACTCGGTTTACTTAATGAAGGCTTTCAAGTTATGACTGCGCAGGATGGTTCCGAAGCGATTGCCCTTGCTGAACAATTCGTACCGCATGTCGTTATTCTAGATGTAATGATGCCAGGCATGGATGGGTATGAGGTATGCCAAGCCTTGAAGAGTAAGAGACCTGTATCCGTCATTATGCTAACCGCGAGAGAGGAAATCGAGAACCGTGTTAAAGGACTTTCCCTTGGGGCAGATGATTATATGTCCAAGCCATTCAGCTTCGGTGAGCTTCTCGCCCGAATCCAAGCCAGAATGCGTAATCAGTTCCCCCATCTTCTCAGTGAGGTGTGCATTGGTCCATTCAGCATCGATTCGCTCAGGAAAGAGCTTCGTTATCACGGCCGAATAGTGGAGCTGTCGCCAACAGAATCCGAGCTACTCAAGCATTTGGTTTTTAATCATGGGCGGGTTCTTAGTAAAAGTGTCATATTAGATCAAGTGTGGGGTTATAACTTCGGCGGGGACGAAAATATTGTAGAGGTATATATCCGATCGCTACGTGACAAGCTTCAGGATCGTGAGCACCGAGTTATTCGAACGATTCGAGGAGCGGGTTATCGGGTGGACTTAATATGA